One Natronorubrum halophilum genomic window, CGACGAGCTCCGACAGAGCCTCTCGGAGGTGATGTGGGCCAGCCGCAAGGCCCGCGAGATCCACCAGGAGTACCAGCCAAAGCTGCGCAAGACCGACGTCGATACGGCTCGGAAGTTCAGAAAGCAGGCCTTCGCGCGCCTGGCGGACATCGTCGAGCAGGTCGACGACGAGTTGCTGTACATCAACAAGTCCCGGAACGACCTGCGGGACCTGCCCGAGATCAACCCCGACGAGCCGACGATCGTCGTCGCCGGCTACCCCAACGTCGGCAAGTCCTCGTTCGTCAACGACGTCACGAACGCCCGCGGCGAGACGGCGTCGTACCCCTTTACGACCCGCGGAATCGGCCTCGGCCACTTCGAGGGGGCGGACCTGTCCGCCGAATCGGAGGGGACCGAACGGTCCGCGATGCGTGATCACGTTCGCTACCAGATCGTCGACACGCCGGGCCTGCTCGATCGTCCACCGGCGGAGCGCAACGAGATCGAATCCCAGGCGGTCAGCGCCGTCGAACACCTCGCCGACTGCATGCTCGTCATGCTCGATCCGAGCGCCGAGTGCGGCTACCCGCTCGCCTCCCAACTCGAGCTTCGAGACTCGATCGCCGCCCAGTTCGAGGACGTTCCCGTCCTCACGGTTGCGAACAAGGTCGACCGCACCGACGTGTGGGACGACAGTCTGGCCGACGAGATGAACGCCGACTACACCATGAGCGTCGAAACGGGCGAGGACGTCGAAACGGTTCTCAGGGCGGCCGTCGACGCGATCGACCACAGGCCGAAACTTCCGTTCGAGGAGTAGTCGTGCCGGCGAGCCGTCGAAACCGCGATCGAAGCCAGCGCACGAGTCCACAGCAGCGATGAACGGACCGGGAATCCTCTGGATGCTCCAGACCGCCGTCGGCTTTTCGATGGCCGGGCCGATGTTCTTCCTCGGCCTCGAGTCGCTCCGAACGGGACGGTACACCTGGGCGGTCGGCTACCTGACGCTCGGCGCGCTCGTCCTCTACTTCCCGACGTACCTCGTGAACCGGATCGGCGGGCCGAGAGCCTGGATTCGACGCCGACTGCCTCGCAGGCGGTCGAACTCCGATGCGAGCGCCAGCGCGGCTACGGACGCGGAAGAAACGGCGAACGCAGACGCTGTCCTCGGGACGGGTTCCGAGACCGCGACGGAGTCCGATTCCGACGCCGAACCCGCTTCGGACAGCACCGACGGGCGGACGTCGCGCTTCGACCGGTTTCGTCGGTGATTCGGTCTCGAGCGCATCCCGCCTCGTATCCTGACGATCCCGACCGATCTGTGCCGGACTCGAGGAATCGCTGTCGGAGAGAATCGAACGCCTATGGGTTTCCGGCCGGCGAACGCGCCTCCCTAGCGCTCGGTGATCCCGACGGATCTGATCTCGACCCCCACCGGGTTGTCGGCGTGTCGATTGATCCGCTCGTACAACGTGTCGGCCAGCGCCGGCGATATCTCGCCCTGTGGCCCGCCGATCGTGACGATCACGCGCTCCGGACCGACGAACGGGTAGTCGTCGTCCATGATCACCTCGAACTCGAGGAGTTGGTACTCGGCGAACTCCTCCTGGGAGAGGACCATTTCGGTCTCGATGCGGGCGTTTTCCTCGAAGGTCGCGACGGCGTACGAGGAGTAGGTGATGGCACCGAGAAACATCGCGAAGACGAGGACGATGACGGCCAGACCGATCACCCGCCTGCGGACGCGCTGTTGGGTTTCACCGAGCGAGAACAGGTTCTCCGGGCGGTAGCCGGCCCACCACAGCGTGAGAAGGCCGGCGAGGTTCACCGAGAGGACGTTGACCAACACGAGTGCCGTCGAACCGATCGCAGCCGACGGCTGTCCCCACGCGATGGCGATGCCGGCCGCCGCGGCGGGCGGAATCAACGCCGCCGCGATCATGACGCCGACGAGCGCGACGGACGTCCCCGTCGCGATACTGATGATCCCCGCGACGCCGGCGCCGAGTGCGATCACGAGCGAGAGTAGGTCCGGTGCGAGCCGTTCGGAAATCTCTCCGACCGAACCGATATTGAGTCCCGGCGGGACGATATTCGTCATCCTAACGAGCCAGGCGAAGATGGCCGCTGCACCGATCGCGAGGACGATGCCGACGATCTGGTAGAGCAGACTCTCTTTGAACAGTTCTTCGTCGGCGATCACCGAGCCGACACACAATCCGAGCGCCGGGCCGATCAGCGGCGCGATCACCATCGAACCGACGACGACGGCGGGCGAGTCGAGCAAGAGCCCCGCCGTCGCGACGACGGCGCTGATGACCGTCATGATCGCGTACACCGCGAACGTCGGCGTCAGCGAATCGGCCTCGGCCTCGAGTTCCTGTCTCGAGATCCGATCGGTCGCGACGTCGCCGTTTTCGTACTCCTCGCGGAGCGACTCGAACCGGCGTGAGACGACCGTTTCCGCGTCGACGACGACCGTGTAGGCATCCTCGTCGACGCCCGCCTCGTCCAACTCGTCGAGAACTGGTTCGACCGCCGGTGACGGTAAGGGGAAGTAAACGACGGCGGTGTAGTCTCGATTGCTGTTCTCGTCGGTCAGCACGTAGTCGATTCCGCGCTCCTCGAGTCGCTCGAGGATCAGTTGGCGCTTTCCCGTCGGAACCGTCAGCTGTACGAGCCGCACACGAGTGGCTGAATACCCCCGGGGTCATAACTTGGGGCGCTTTCGCCGGTCTGTCGATCGGTTTCGAGTCGACGAGACGGCGGCTCGAGGGGCGGACGGGCGAGCCGACACGGTGTATATAAACACGGGACGCACCTACGGTGGCGTATGTTCGACACGCGCCCCGACCGAGACGCCGAAGTGGCCCTCGTCGGTCGCTCGAACGTGGGCAAATCGACGCTCATGCGCGAGATAACCGGCCACAGCTTCGACACCGGGGGGAAACCCGGCGTCACCCGCGAACCGAATCACTACGACTGGGCTCCCGAGGACTTCGTCATCACCGACCTGCCCGGTTTCGGCTTCATGAGCGGCGTCCACGAGGACCACCGCGAGGAGATCAAGACGGGAATCGTCCGCTATCTCGAGGAGTACGCCGACAACATCCTCGTCGCGATCCTCGTCGTCGACGGCAAGAGCGTCGTCGACATCATCGACCGCCACTCCGGTCCCGACGAGATCCCCTACGACGTCGAGATGTTTCACTTCCTGCGGGAACT contains:
- a CDS encoding NOG1 family protein; protein product: MIFEDLPTTPTSEELIDKAFSRAARAGNAKGGLEAQQSMLQVAANIISDNLENVVTAWPDFEYEDDVHPFYYELADAIVDVDELRQSLSEVMWASRKAREIHQEYQPKLRKTDVDTARKFRKQAFARLADIVEQVDDELLYINKSRNDLRDLPEINPDEPTIVVAGYPNVGKSSFVNDVTNARGETASYPFTTRGIGLGHFEGADLSAESEGTERSAMRDHVRYQIVDTPGLLDRPPAERNEIESQAVSAVEHLADCMLVMLDPSAECGYPLASQLELRDSIAAQFEDVPVLTVANKVDRTDVWDDSLADEMNADYTMSVETGEDVETVLRAAVDAIDHRPKLPFEE
- a CDS encoding TIGR00341 family protein, whose protein sequence is MRLVQLTVPTGKRQLILERLEERGIDYVLTDENSNRDYTAVVYFPLPSPAVEPVLDELDEAGVDEDAYTVVVDAETVVSRRFESLREEYENGDVATDRISRQELEAEADSLTPTFAVYAIMTVISAVVATAGLLLDSPAVVVGSMVIAPLIGPALGLCVGSVIADEELFKESLLYQIVGIVLAIGAAAIFAWLVRMTNIVPPGLNIGSVGEISERLAPDLLSLVIALGAGVAGIISIATGTSVALVGVMIAAALIPPAAAAGIAIAWGQPSAAIGSTALVLVNVLSVNLAGLLTLWWAGYRPENLFSLGETQQRVRRRVIGLAVIVLVFAMFLGAITYSSYAVATFEENARIETEMVLSQEEFAEYQLLEFEVIMDDDYPFVGPERVIVTIGGPQGEISPALADTLYERINRHADNPVGVEIRSVGITER
- the engB gene encoding GTP-binding protein EngB, translating into MFDTRPDRDAEVALVGRSNVGKSTLMREITGHSFDTGGKPGVTREPNHYDWAPEDFVITDLPGFGFMSGVHEDHREEIKTGIVRYLEEYADNILVAILVVDGKSVVDIIDRHSGPDEIPYDVEMFHFLRELGVPTVVAVNKMDKVDDRDERLNELCDRLGLLPPWKQWQETIAPITAKNGQISSLNEAVRDRLHEQQRDDLFKFF